One bacterium genomic window carries:
- the rsmI gene encoding 16S rRNA (cytidine(1402)-2'-O)-methyltransferase, producing the protein MATPLGNLKDLTFRAVEVLRSVAVVACEDTRHSRKLLQHYGVGSRLISCHEHNEDAAARQIVSLLESGLDVALVSDAGTPGISDPGYRAVCLAVERGLTVVPVPGPSAVAAAVSVSGLPTDRFMFAGFLPPKLPAIKSTLQELAALRATLVFYCPARRLRSALKAASEVLGDRRAVVCRELTKVHEQVARGSLSRLCAAMDSGEIPVRGEVVLLIEGQGKAETAEPALDLAGQIAALLDDLPQAEDLGAKQLTVLAAARTGAPRNRVYPLVCAWLNRRG; encoded by the coding sequence GTGGCCACCCCCCTGGGGAACCTGAAAGACCTCACGTTCAGGGCCGTGGAGGTGCTGAGGTCAGTGGCGGTGGTGGCCTGCGAGGACACCCGCCACAGCCGCAAGCTGCTGCAGCATTACGGGGTGGGCTCGCGTCTGATAAGCTGCCACGAGCACAACGAGGACGCGGCCGCCCGCCAGATCGTCTCGCTGCTGGAGTCGGGACTGGATGTCGCCCTGGTGAGCGATGCAGGCACGCCGGGGATCTCCGACCCCGGCTACCGGGCGGTCTGCCTGGCCGTGGAACGCGGCCTGACCGTGGTCCCGGTGCCGGGGCCCTCGGCCGTGGCCGCCGCGGTCAGCGTCTCGGGCCTGCCCACGGACCGGTTCATGTTCGCCGGGTTCCTGCCGCCCAAGCTTCCCGCAATCAAAAGCACCCTTCAGGAGCTGGCCGCCCTCAGGGCGACCCTGGTGTTCTATTGCCCGGCCCGCAGGCTCCGGAGCGCCCTGAAAGCCGCCTCCGAGGTGCTGGGCGATCGCCGGGCCGTGGTCTGCCGCGAGCTGACTAAAGTCCACGAGCAGGTGGCGCGGGGCAGTCTGAGCCGGCTGTGTGCAGCCATGGACAGCGGTGAGATTCCGGTCCGGGGTGAGGTGGTGCTCTTGATCGAGGGGCAGGGCAAGGCCGAGACGGCCGAACCGGCGCTGGACCTGGCCGGGCAGATCGCCGCGCTGCTGGATGATTTACCGCAGGCCGAGGACCTGGGCGCAAAGCAACTCACGGTCCTGGCCGCGGCCAGGACTGGAGCGCCGCGCAACCGGGTCTACCCCTTGGTCTGCGCCTGGCTCAACCGCCGCGGCTGA
- a CDS encoding methyltransferase domain-containing protein: MNWYEKTFGSRYLDLYSHRDESEARSVLALIRHAAAPLGGPPLRVLDLACGAGRYSRLLAAEGHWVAGLDLSAELLNRAVGNGRQAAFVRADMRAVPFAGSFDLALSMFTSFGYFDADRQNAAVLAELAGALRPVGVFLIDFMNRPQVIATLRPNDSFERDGARVSQRRWISPDSLRVEKEVLVEGPGGVTERYDESVRLFSRAEMEGMLLAAGLEVGEVFGDYDFSGYNDAAKRLILIGRKK, encoded by the coding sequence ATGAACTGGTACGAAAAGACATTCGGCAGCCGTTATCTTGACCTGTACAGCCACCGGGACGAGTCCGAGGCGCGCTCCGTGCTGGCGCTCATCCGTCACGCCGCAGCCCCGCTGGGTGGACCTCCGCTGCGGGTGCTCGACCTGGCCTGCGGGGCAGGGCGGTACAGCCGTCTGCTGGCCGCCGAGGGCCACTGGGTGGCTGGCCTGGACCTGTCCGCCGAGCTGCTCAACCGGGCGGTGGGGAATGGCAGGCAAGCCGCGTTCGTCCGGGCGGACATGCGAGCGGTGCCGTTTGCCGGCTCGTTCGACCTGGCCTTGAGCATGTTCACCAGTTTCGGCTATTTCGACGCCGACCGTCAGAACGCGGCGGTGCTGGCCGAGCTGGCCGGGGCCCTGCGGCCCGTGGGCGTGTTCCTGATCGATTTCATGAACCGTCCGCAGGTGATCGCCACGCTCAGGCCGAATGACAGTTTCGAGCGTGACGGGGCGCGGGTGAGCCAGCGGCGCTGGATCAGCCCGGACAGCCTCCGGGTGGAGAAAGAGGTGCTGGTCGAGGGGCCGGGCGGCGTGACCGAACGCTACGATGAATCGGTGCGGCTGTTCTCGCGGGCGGAGATGGAGGGCATGCTTTTGGCAGCCGGGCTGGAAGTGGGGGAGGTGTTCGGCGATTACGACTTTTCGGGCTACAACGATGCCGCGAAGCGGCTTATCCTCATAGGAAGGAAAAAGTGA
- a CDS encoding DivIVA domain-containing protein: MKITPLDLRKPDLKRVFKGYDVDEVRGLLSAAADSLEESLRESLELKNRLTELGERLKNYQNMESTLNETLIMAQKAGEASRQAAQRESELIVAKAEVESERILDSARARLREMKFELEHLEEEKQSFLVKMRSLVASQWKLLQEESAVPSAAVRRQITPEPYRRENDFSEGYFEEQPESESDAAEEAPPVDTPPAAAEAAPVKEKAPRGFEAELERASGQEREDSVTSLSRKLGEFLRARETGRGEAPAAVGFDSVTAGSGEDNPENGSTLSWGGTGEPAEDGKPDVFWGDTPEEPEQTGKKGGRKK; the protein is encoded by the coding sequence TTGAAGATCACTCCACTGGACCTGCGGAAACCGGACCTGAAACGGGTGTTCAAGGGCTACGACGTGGACGAGGTGCGCGGGCTGTTGAGCGCGGCCGCCGACAGCCTGGAGGAGTCGCTGCGCGAGAGCCTGGAGCTGAAAAACCGTCTGACCGAGCTGGGTGAGCGGCTGAAAAACTACCAGAACATGGAGAGTACGCTCAACGAGACCCTCATTATGGCTCAGAAAGCCGGTGAGGCCTCCCGCCAGGCGGCCCAGCGCGAGAGCGAGCTGATCGTGGCCAAGGCCGAGGTCGAGTCCGAGCGCATTCTGGATTCCGCCCGGGCCCGTCTGCGCGAGATGAAATTCGAGCTGGAGCACCTGGAGGAGGAAAAGCAGTCGTTCCTGGTCAAGATGCGCTCCCTGGTGGCCAGCCAGTGGAAACTGCTGCAGGAGGAATCGGCCGTGCCGTCGGCCGCAGTGCGGCGGCAGATCACCCCGGAGCCGTACCGGCGGGAGAACGATTTCTCGGAGGGGTATTTCGAGGAGCAGCCGGAGAGTGAGAGCGACGCCGCGGAGGAAGCCCCCCCGGTGGACACGCCTCCGGCAGCGGCTGAGGCCGCACCGGTGAAAGAAAAGGCGCCCAGGGGTTTCGAGGCCGAGCTCGAGCGCGCCTCCGGGCAGGAGCGCGAGGACTCGGTGACCAGTCTGTCGCGCAAGCTGGGCGAGTTCCTGCGCGCCAGGGAAACCGGGCGTGGCGAGGCCCCGGCAGCGGTGGGGTTCGACTCCGTGACTGCGGGCTCGGGTGAGGACAATCCGGAAAACGGGTCCACCCTGAGCTGGGGCGGGACCGGGGAGCCGGCCGAGGACGGCAAGCCGGACGTGTTCTGGGGTGACACCCCGGAGGAGCCGGAACAGACCGGGAAAAAAGGCGGCCGCAAGAAATAG
- a CDS encoding YggS family pyridoxal phosphate-dependent enzyme, whose protein sequence is MIQRIRENLEDVRARIARAEEASGAAAGSVTLVAVTKTRSMEEIEAALACGVTDIGENRVQEAQEKVPRLVRPVRRHLIGHLQRNKAKFVPGLFDLVQSVDSERLALALDECAAQNGARLTVLMQVNTSAEQSKSGVEPEGADRLLEYIATRPNLELRGLMTIGPLTDSVARIAASFRQLRAMFERYRSNAGSAWRMDILSMGMSSDYEIAIAEGANMVRVGTAIFGPRY, encoded by the coding sequence ATGATCCAGAGAATACGTGAAAATCTCGAAGATGTCCGTGCGCGTATCGCCCGGGCCGAGGAGGCCTCCGGAGCGGCCGCTGGCAGCGTGACCCTGGTCGCGGTGACCAAGACCCGTTCCATGGAGGAGATAGAGGCGGCCCTGGCCTGCGGGGTGACCGATATCGGCGAGAACCGGGTCCAGGAGGCCCAGGAAAAGGTTCCACGCCTGGTCCGCCCGGTGCGCCGTCACCTGATCGGACACCTTCAGCGTAACAAGGCCAAATTCGTGCCGGGGCTGTTCGACCTGGTGCAGTCGGTGGACAGCGAGCGCCTGGCCCTGGCCCTGGATGAGTGCGCCGCGCAGAACGGGGCGCGCCTGACGGTGCTGATGCAGGTGAACACCTCGGCGGAGCAGAGCAAGTCCGGGGTGGAGCCGGAGGGCGCGGACAGGCTTCTGGAATACATCGCCACGCGGCCGAACCTGGAGCTGCGGGGCCTCATGACCATCGGCCCGCTGACCGATTCGGTCGCGCGGATCGCCGCCTCGTTCAGGCAACTGCGCGCCATGTTCGAACGCTACCGCAGCAACGCCGGCTCTGCCTGGCGGATGGACATCCTGTCCATGGGCATGAGTTCGGACTACGAGATCGCAATCGCCGAGGGAGCGAACATGGTTCGGGTTGGCACGGCCATTTTCGGGCCGCGCTACTGA
- the bshC gene encoding bacillithiol biosynthesis cysteine-adding enzyme BshC yields MSETGLLFHAALPAPNRLVRDYLAGEPRACAHYGGRYDDMERVRALAAQVDKRLDRARVAAILRRQPTFGLTAQGAERLERFERQGGFVVTSGQQPVLFGGPLYILYKALTAVRLAARYEALLNAPVLPVFWNAEEDHDFEEMRAFGLPSATGGLESLGLTPRPGNRVPAGALVPGGEMQTVYAAFEGLAPQSEFRPWLDAIIHESYTPAASLGRGFGALVAALLGEHGLFVLEASTPELRRAGAELFGREAFDSRAVFDSFQAQCRALEAQGYPQQVTPLPGETNLFLLREGSREKLVLGERDGSFSLKPSGERLSRKELETLLAESPESFSPGVLLRPLLECRVLGSLAYVAGPGEISYYGQMGPLYALHALERPLIYPRLAGFVLEARVRKVLDKYSLTPADLKAGARAAADRILASDPALGEILARLDSLRRENAEGLEAIKPLLSGIDPTLAGPLVSTAGAISSSLERLEKRISSAARGHDQILLGQLEKAAAGLWPGGAPQERALAFVFFLARYGRDFISFIDSQAVAAAG; encoded by the coding sequence GTGAGCGAAACCGGATTGCTGTTCCATGCCGCCCTGCCAGCGCCGAACCGCCTGGTGCGGGACTACCTGGCCGGCGAGCCGAGAGCTTGTGCGCATTACGGCGGCCGGTACGATGATATGGAGCGCGTGCGGGCGCTGGCCGCACAGGTGGACAAACGCCTGGATCGCGCGCGCGTGGCAGCGATCCTGCGCCGCCAGCCGACATTCGGACTGACAGCCCAGGGGGCCGAACGTCTGGAGCGGTTCGAGCGTCAGGGCGGGTTTGTCGTGACCAGCGGCCAGCAGCCGGTGCTGTTCGGCGGACCGCTCTACATCCTGTACAAGGCCTTGACCGCGGTGCGCCTGGCCGCGCGTTACGAGGCCTTGCTTAACGCGCCGGTGCTGCCCGTGTTCTGGAACGCGGAGGAGGACCACGATTTCGAGGAGATGCGCGCGTTCGGCCTGCCCTCCGCAACGGGTGGCCTGGAGAGCCTGGGCCTGACCCCGCGTCCGGGAAACCGGGTCCCTGCCGGGGCGCTCGTTCCGGGGGGGGAGATGCAGACGGTCTATGCCGCGTTCGAGGGCCTGGCCCCGCAGAGCGAGTTCCGCCCCTGGCTGGATGCCATCATTCACGAGAGCTACACTCCGGCCGCCAGCCTGGGCCGGGGGTTCGGTGCACTTGTCGCCGCGCTGCTGGGAGAGCACGGGCTGTTCGTGCTGGAGGCCTCCACGCCGGAGCTGCGCCGTGCCGGAGCGGAGCTTTTCGGGCGCGAGGCTTTCGACTCCAGGGCCGTGTTCGACTCGTTCCAGGCCCAGTGCCGGGCGCTGGAGGCCCAGGGCTACCCGCAGCAGGTGACACCGTTGCCCGGCGAGACCAACCTGTTCCTTCTGCGGGAGGGCAGCCGCGAAAAGCTGGTCCTGGGGGAGAGGGACGGCTCGTTCAGCCTCAAACCCTCGGGCGAGAGGCTGAGCCGTAAAGAGCTGGAGACCCTTCTGGCGGAAAGTCCGGAGTCTTTCAGCCCCGGGGTGTTGCTGCGTCCGCTTTTGGAATGCCGGGTCCTGGGCAGCCTGGCCTACGTGGCCGGGCCGGGCGAGATCAGCTACTACGGCCAGATGGGTCCGCTGTACGCTCTGCACGCTCTGGAGCGTCCGCTGATCTATCCCCGTCTGGCCGGGTTCGTGCTCGAGGCCCGGGTGCGCAAAGTCCTCGACAAGTATTCCCTTACTCCCGCTGATCTCAAAGCCGGGGCCCGGGCCGCGGCCGACCGTATCCTGGCTTCCGACCCGGCGCTGGGAGAAATCCTCGCCCGTCTGGACAGCCTGCGACGCGAGAATGCCGAGGGCCTGGAGGCGATAAAGCCCCTTCTGTCCGGGATTGACCCGACTCTGGCCGGGCCGTTAGTCTCCACCGCCGGGGCGATCAGCTCATCCCTGGAGCGCCTGGAGAAAAGAATTTCCTCCGCCGCCCGTGGGCACGACCAGATCCTTCTGGGACAACTGGAAAAAGCGGCGGCCGGCCTCTGGCCCGGCGGCGCGCCCCAGGAGCGCGCCCTGGCCTTTGTTTTTTTCCTGGCCCGCTACGGCCGGGATTTTATCTCTTTCATCGACAGTCAGGCCGTGGCCGCTGCGGGCTGA
- a CDS encoding GIY-YIG nuclease family protein: protein MVKGVYLYRFLLERDHTLRIGRLGVFGFGPGCYIYAGSALGGLNARLDRHRRFGPVDSPHWHIDWLSALAVGKCFAVVETAARLECELARSVAGLPGATSAAPRFGASDCRCATHLFRLERPQWPRFPGLHPWPEPELPEKESGLYR, encoded by the coding sequence TTGGTAAAAGGGGTGTACCTCTACCGTTTCCTGCTGGAGCGGGACCATACACTGAGAATCGGTCGGCTCGGGGTTTTCGGGTTCGGGCCGGGCTGTTACATTTATGCAGGCAGCGCCCTGGGAGGTCTTAACGCGCGCCTGGACCGTCACCGGCGTTTCGGCCCGGTGGACAGTCCGCACTGGCATATCGACTGGCTTTCGGCGCTGGCGGTCGGGAAGTGTTTCGCCGTGGTGGAAACCGCAGCGCGCCTGGAGTGCGAGCTGGCCCGGTCCGTGGCCGGGCTTCCCGGTGCAACATCGGCGGCGCCCCGGTTCGGGGCCTCTGACTGCCGCTGCGCCACGCACCTTTTCCGGCTGGAACGGCCGCAGTGGCCGCGCTTTCCCGGCCTGCACCCCTGGCCGGAGCCGGAGTTGCCCGAAAAAGAGAGTGGGTTATATAGATGA
- a CDS encoding PQQ-like beta-propeller repeat protein, with translation MTDISFPVRLRCLILAAVTVLSVSPALRAEEHAGWFSDDQAEWRVYKADYGRSSALDPDIRLPLEVVWKKRDARSIGNTPCAADSFVFVATRDRRLLCYNRDTGRQVFLRTFKGAVSGAVNISNLKFYFTTDLPDGRAYVTDINTKHKYQNRSYGPADAAPILEKDQLYLFVQTGRVVCINPENGVRQWQTQLKGTFEYAPVFEEPNLFIPSIQGTLYKVEVEKGRQVGKLDLGHTLLGDLASDGRRLFLCLSDGRVACVDMESLEKVWEVKTGQHFFCGPSWQEGNLFLASREGKLIRLSAEDGAEQWRTSLDGVSISTPTLAGRYVFTATKSGQMAAFDRDSGERLWQNTIKEGFSASPLVYGQYVFYCSDRGSVYALRPKTN, from the coding sequence ATGACCGATATTTCTTTCCCTGTCAGGCTTCGGTGTCTCATCCTCGCCGCCGTGACCGTGCTGTCGGTCTCCCCGGCTTTACGGGCCGAGGAACACGCCGGCTGGTTCAGCGACGACCAGGCCGAATGGCGGGTCTACAAGGCCGACTACGGCCGCAGCTCCGCGCTGGACCCGGATATCCGCCTGCCCCTCGAGGTGGTCTGGAAGAAGCGGGACGCCCGCTCGATTGGCAACACCCCCTGCGCGGCCGACAGTTTCGTCTTCGTCGCCACCCGCGACCGCCGTCTGCTCTGCTACAACCGCGACACCGGCCGCCAGGTGTTCCTGCGCACTTTCAAGGGCGCGGTCAGCGGCGCGGTCAATATCTCCAACCTCAAGTTCTATTTCACCACCGACCTGCCCGACGGCCGGGCCTACGTCACCGATATAAACACCAAGCACAAGTATCAGAACCGCAGCTACGGCCCCGCGGATGCCGCGCCGATCCTGGAGAAGGACCAGCTCTACCTGTTTGTCCAGACCGGCCGGGTGGTCTGTATCAACCCCGAAAACGGGGTGCGCCAGTGGCAGACCCAGCTCAAGGGCACCTTCGAGTACGCCCCCGTGTTCGAGGAGCCGAACCTTTTCATTCCGAGTATACAGGGAACGCTCTACAAGGTCGAGGTGGAGAAAGGCCGTCAGGTGGGCAAGCTCGACCTGGGCCACACCCTGTTGGGCGATCTGGCCTCGGATGGACGGAGGCTCTTCCTGTGCCTGAGCGACGGCCGGGTGGCCTGCGTGGACATGGAAAGCCTGGAGAAGGTTTGGGAGGTCAAGACCGGCCAGCATTTCTTCTGCGGCCCATCCTGGCAGGAGGGCAACCTGTTCCTGGCCTCGCGCGAGGGCAAGCTGATCCGCCTTTCGGCCGAGGACGGCGCGGAACAGTGGCGGACCAGCCTGGACGGGGTCTCGATCAGCACCCCCACCCTGGCCGGACGGTACGTGTTCACCGCCACCAAGAGCGGACAGATGGCGGCGTTCGACCGGGACAGCGGGGAGCGCCTCTGGCAGAACACGATCAAAGAGGGGTTCAGCGCCTCGCCGCTGGTTTACGGACAGTACGTATTCTATTGCTCGGATAGGGGATCGGTCTATGCTCTGCGCCCCAAAACGAATTGA
- a CDS encoding 23S rRNA (pseudouridine(1915)-N(3))-methyltransferase RlmH translates to MNYHILAVGKLRDRSVAALCEEYARRLNRGGTSLVVEEVRQEQGASEAQRVIERESARLREHVPKGAFLVALDPTGEAVSSEELAARLERLGLEGRSRVAFLIGGALGLERSLVKEAGWVLSLSRMTFPHELARLILIEQLYRADSILRGEPYHK, encoded by the coding sequence ATGAATTATCATATTCTGGCCGTGGGCAAGCTGCGCGACCGCTCCGTGGCAGCACTGTGCGAGGAGTACGCCCGTCGGCTGAACCGCGGCGGGACGAGCCTGGTTGTGGAAGAGGTGCGCCAGGAACAGGGCGCTTCCGAGGCGCAGCGGGTGATCGAGCGCGAGAGCGCGCGCCTGCGCGAGCATGTCCCCAAGGGGGCTTTCCTCGTGGCCCTGGACCCGACAGGCGAGGCCGTGAGCTCTGAGGAACTGGCCGCGCGCCTGGAGCGCCTGGGCCTGGAGGGGCGTTCGCGGGTGGCGTTCCTGATCGGTGGGGCGCTGGGCCTGGAGCGCTCTCTGGTGAAAGAGGCCGGCTGGGTGCTCTCGCTCTCGCGCATGACTTTCCCCCACGAGCTGGCCCGGCTGATCCTCATCGAGCAGCTCTACCGCGCCGACAGTATCCTGCGGGGGGAGCCCTACCATAAGTGA
- a CDS encoding YlbF family regulator produces the protein MDIETEARQLGRLIAQTPEYRYYESSSRSVGDDQEMRDLVTRLQQLEESINHLVHSGQPVPDQDKTEYESVLADLQGRTNFQALISSQENYLKLMNKVNEYIAEGIREGGQSRIITNF, from the coding sequence ATGGATATCGAAACCGAGGCCCGCCAATTGGGCCGTCTGATCGCCCAGACCCCGGAGTACCGCTACTACGAAAGCTCCTCCCGCAGCGTGGGGGATGACCAGGAGATGCGTGACCTGGTGACCAGACTGCAACAGCTCGAGGAGAGCATCAACCATTTGGTGCATTCCGGCCAGCCGGTCCCGGACCAGGACAAGACCGAGTACGAAAGTGTGCTGGCCGACCTGCAGGGACGGACCAATTTCCAGGCCCTGATCTCGAGCCAAGAAAACTACCTCAAACTGATGAACAAGGTCAACGAGTACATTGCCGAGGGTATCCGCGAGGGTGGCCAGAGCCGGATCATCACCAATTTCTGA
- a CDS encoding purine-nucleoside phosphorylase — translation MADRLYEEIQEAVGAVRGQTGMQPEVAIILGTGLGQLAAEIQVEHEIAYPKIPHFVSSTVESHSGKLLFGRLSGKAVVAMQGRFHFYEGYSMRQITFPVRVMRALGVKTLVVSNACGGMNPQWNKGELMLIEDHINLLGSNPLIGPNDDRLGSRFPDMSQPYCKKLLRLAEETAIEERIPVRRGVYVSVPGPNLETRAEYRFLRGIGADVVGMSTVPEVIVAVHAGMRVLGLSIITDLCLPDALTPTGIDEIIAAAGKAEPGMTRLIAAVLRKI, via the coding sequence GTGGCGGACAGACTTTACGAGGAGATTCAGGAGGCGGTTGGGGCCGTGCGCGGTCAGACCGGCATGCAGCCCGAGGTGGCGATTATCCTGGGCACTGGCCTGGGACAACTGGCCGCCGAGATACAGGTGGAGCACGAGATCGCCTATCCCAAAATCCCGCATTTCGTCTCCAGCACGGTGGAGTCGCACTCCGGCAAGCTGCTGTTCGGCCGGCTTAGCGGCAAGGCCGTGGTGGCCATGCAGGGGCGTTTCCATTTCTACGAGGGCTACTCGATGCGCCAGATCACGTTTCCGGTGCGGGTGATGCGCGCCCTGGGAGTGAAAACCCTGGTGGTCTCCAACGCCTGCGGCGGGATGAACCCGCAGTGGAACAAGGGTGAGCTGATGCTGATCGAGGACCATATCAACCTTCTCGGCTCGAACCCCCTGATCGGGCCGAATGACGACCGCCTGGGGTCCCGCTTCCCCGACATGTCTCAACCCTATTGCAAGAAACTGCTCCGCCTGGCCGAGGAGACCGCGATCGAGGAACGCATCCCGGTGCGCCGCGGCGTATATGTGTCCGTGCCGGGCCCCAACCTGGAGACCCGCGCCGAGTACCGTTTCCTGCGCGGCATCGGGGCGGATGTGGTGGGCATGAGCACCGTGCCCGAGGTGATCGTGGCCGTGCACGCCGGCATGCGCGTGCTGGGCCTGTCGATCATCACCGACCTGTGCCTGCCGGATGCCCTGACACCGACAGGGATCGACGAGATCATCGCCGCGGCTGGCAAGGCCGAACCCGGGATGACCCGTCTTATCGCCGCGGTTCTCAGGAAAATCTGA